The proteins below come from a single Diceros bicornis minor isolate mBicDic1 chromosome 3, mDicBic1.mat.cur, whole genome shotgun sequence genomic window:
- the LOC131397572 gene encoding stimulated by retinoic acid gene 8 protein-like isoform X2, with protein sequence METSGGGSIPSGRAVPRPLAQLQKLETRVARRRLSQARHRATMAGLFSNLRKTVYSQSDVTASKWQVLNKAKNHIQELEQTLDNLLKLKESFNLEDGNANSLEEVKEEYASMYSRNHSLFSNKFYQKGSVTWYPIEAVGKDAEEEEEEEEEEEDQEEEEEEEEEEEDEEEEEKTVELLHSPVTLLPDLMEFERYLNFYKQTMDLLIRNGIVSSQEVTLPIVSAAISHLWQNLSEERKASLLQAWAQKHRGPPGLAGACQEPACAEGSVKDSGVDSQGASCSLVSTPEEILFEDAFDVASFLDKSEAPSTSSPRNRMFPLTMR encoded by the exons ATGGAGACCTCTGGAGGAGGCAGCATCCCCAGCGGCAGAGCCGTGCCCCGGCCTCTGGCGCAGCTGCAGAAGCTTGAGACACGGGTGGCCCGCAGACGCCTGTCCCAGGCCCGCCACCGGGCCACCATGGCAGGGCTCTTCAGCAACCTCAGGAAAACCGTTTACTCCCAGTCTGACGTCACAGCCTCAAAG TGGCAGGTTTTGAATAAGGCGAAGAATCACATTCAGGAACTGGAACAAACCTTGGATAATCTGCTGAAGCTGAAAG AATCCTTCAACCTGGAGGATGGGAATGCAAACAGCTTAGAGGAGGTCAAGGAAGAATATGCCAGCATGTACTCCAGAAACCACAG tttGTTCTCAAATAAGTTTTATCAGAAGGGCTCTGTCACTTGGTACCCAATTGAGGCAGTTGGGAAGGAtgctgaggaggaagaagaggaggaggaagaggaggaagaccaagaagaagaggaagaggaggaagaggaggaggaagacgaggaggaagaggagaaaacagtGGAGCTCTTACACTCCCCAGTCACCTTGTTGCCAGACCTCATGGAATTTGAACG GTATCTCAACTTTTACAAGCAGACGATGGACCTTCTGATCAGGAACGGGATTGTCTCCTCGCAGGAGGTGACACTCCCCATCGTCTCTGCGGCCATCTCCCACCTGTGGCAGAACCTCTCTGAGGAGAGGAAGGCCAGTCTCCTGCAGGCCTGGGCGCAGAAGCACAGAGGCCCCCCGGGCCTCGCAGGGGCCTGTCAGGAGCCAGCCTGTGCTGAGGGCAGCGTGAAGGACAGTGGAGTCGACAGCCAAGGGGCCAGCTGCTCGCTGGTCTCCACCCCGGAGGAG ATCCTTTTTGAAGATGCTTTCGACGTGGCAAGTTTCCTGGACAAAAGTGAGGCTCCAAGTACCTCTAGCCCCAG GAACCGGATGTTCCCTTTGACGATGAGATGA
- the LOC131397590 gene encoding WD repeat-containing protein 91-like isoform X1: MAEAVERTDELVREYLLFRGFTHTLRQLDAEIKADKERGFRVDKIVDQLQQLMQVYDLAALRDYWSYLERRLFSRLEDIYRPTINKLKTSLFRFYLVYTIQVFQHLQETV; this comes from the exons ATGGCGGAGGCCGTGGAGCGCACTGACGAGCTGGTCCGCGAGTACCTGCTCTTCCGCGGCTTCACGCACACACTGCGGCAGCTGGACGCCGAGATCAAGGCGGACAAGGAGAGGGGCTTCCGG GTGGACAAGATTGtggaccagctgcagcagttAATGCAGGTGTATGATTTGGCTGCTCTTCGGGATTATTGGAGCTACCTGGAGCGTCGGCTCTTCAGCCGCTTGGAGGATATATACAGACCCACCATCAACAAACTGAAAACTAGCCTGTTCCGCTTTTATCTTGTCTACACAATCCAG
- the LOC131397590 gene encoding WD repeat-containing protein 91-like isoform X2 produces MAEAVERTDELVREYLLFRGFTHTLRQLDAEIKADKERGFRVDKIVDQLQQLMQVYDLAALRDYWSYLERRLFSRLEDIYRPTINKLKTSLFRFYLVYTIQAFVL; encoded by the exons ATGGCGGAGGCCGTGGAGCGCACTGACGAGCTGGTCCGCGAGTACCTGCTCTTCCGCGGCTTCACGCACACACTGCGGCAGCTGGACGCCGAGATCAAGGCGGACAAGGAGAGGGGCTTCCGG GTGGACAAGATTGtggaccagctgcagcagttAATGCAGGTGTATGATTTGGCTGCTCTTCGGGATTATTGGAGCTACCTGGAGCGTCGGCTCTTCAGCCGCTTGGAGGATATATACAGACCCACCATCAACAAACTGAAAACTAGCCTGTTCCGCTTTTATCTTGTCTACACAATCCAG
- the LOC131397572 gene encoding stimulated by retinoic acid gene 8 protein-like isoform X1: METSGGGSIPSGRAVPRPLAQLQKLETRVARRRLSQARHRATMAGLFSNLRKTVYSQSDVTASKWQVLNKAKNHIQELEQTLDNLLKLKESFNLEDGNANSLEEVKEEYASMYSRNHSLFSNKFYQKGSVTWYPIEAVGKDAEEEEEEEEEEEDQEEEEEEEEEEEDEEEEEKTVELLHSPVTLLPDLMEFERYLNFYKQTMDLLIRNGIVSSQEVTLPIVSAAISHLWQNLSEERKASLLQAWAQKHRGPPGLAGACQEPACAEGSVKDSGVDSQGASCSLVSTPEEILFEDAFDVASFLDKSEAPSTSSPSSVFANCDPENPEENFQLYMQIIDFFKGLCCVNPQVKQEPDVPFDDEMIMLRCMETFDDEDL, from the exons ATGGAGACCTCTGGAGGAGGCAGCATCCCCAGCGGCAGAGCCGTGCCCCGGCCTCTGGCGCAGCTGCAGAAGCTTGAGACACGGGTGGCCCGCAGACGCCTGTCCCAGGCCCGCCACCGGGCCACCATGGCAGGGCTCTTCAGCAACCTCAGGAAAACCGTTTACTCCCAGTCTGACGTCACAGCCTCAAAG TGGCAGGTTTTGAATAAGGCGAAGAATCACATTCAGGAACTGGAACAAACCTTGGATAATCTGCTGAAGCTGAAAG AATCCTTCAACCTGGAGGATGGGAATGCAAACAGCTTAGAGGAGGTCAAGGAAGAATATGCCAGCATGTACTCCAGAAACCACAG tttGTTCTCAAATAAGTTTTATCAGAAGGGCTCTGTCACTTGGTACCCAATTGAGGCAGTTGGGAAGGAtgctgaggaggaagaagaggaggaggaagaggaggaagaccaagaagaagaggaagaggaggaagaggaggaggaagacgaggaggaagaggagaaaacagtGGAGCTCTTACACTCCCCAGTCACCTTGTTGCCAGACCTCATGGAATTTGAACG GTATCTCAACTTTTACAAGCAGACGATGGACCTTCTGATCAGGAACGGGATTGTCTCCTCGCAGGAGGTGACACTCCCCATCGTCTCTGCGGCCATCTCCCACCTGTGGCAGAACCTCTCTGAGGAGAGGAAGGCCAGTCTCCTGCAGGCCTGGGCGCAGAAGCACAGAGGCCCCCCGGGCCTCGCAGGGGCCTGTCAGGAGCCAGCCTGTGCTGAGGGCAGCGTGAAGGACAGTGGAGTCGACAGCCAAGGGGCCAGCTGCTCGCTGGTCTCCACCCCGGAGGAG ATCCTTTTTGAAGATGCTTTCGACGTGGCAAGTTTCCTGGACAAAAGTGAGGCTCCAAGTACCTCTAGCCCCAG TTCAGTGTTTGCCAACTGTGACCCAGAAAATCCAGAAGAGAATTTTCAGCTCTATATGCAGATCATCGATTTTTTTAAAGGCCTTTGCTGTGTTAATCCTCAGGTCAAACAG GAACCGGATGTTCCCTTTGACGATGAGATGATAATGTTGAGGTGCATGGAGACCTTTGACGATGAAGATTTGTGA